The proteins below are encoded in one region of Pseudomonas sp. SCB32:
- a CDS encoding ABC transporter permease, translating to MAVFHLLRKQLTDILIVVIGVSLITFIISHLIPGDPARLIAGERASDEIVASIRHQLGLDLPLYQQYFHYMRDLLQGDLGQSIRTHRPVLEDLGLFFPATLELALAALLLSILIGVPLGVLSAVYNNRWIDHISRTLAVAGISTPAFWLGLGLIVLFYGHLGWLPGGGRLDQGLTPPPTVTGFYLIDTLLAGDLQGFVSAAKHLLLPAVTLAFVNLGVITRQIRGAMLEQLGEDYIRTARAYGLSQATVVLRHALPNALIPSITVIGLALGDLLYGAVLTETVFAWPGMGAYVVKSIQALDFPAVMGFAIVVSFIYVLLNRFIDLLYRLVDPRIGKVN from the coding sequence ATGGCCGTATTTCATCTGCTGCGCAAGCAGCTGACCGATATCCTCATTGTGGTCATCGGGGTTTCCCTGATCACTTTCATCATCTCTCACTTGATCCCCGGCGATCCGGCACGGCTGATCGCTGGTGAGCGTGCCAGCGACGAGATCGTGGCCAGCATTCGCCACCAACTGGGCCTGGATCTACCGCTGTACCAGCAGTACTTCCACTACATGCGGGATCTGCTGCAAGGCGACTTGGGGCAATCGATCCGTACCCATCGTCCGGTGCTGGAAGACTTGGGCTTGTTCTTTCCCGCCACGCTGGAGTTGGCGCTGGCCGCACTGCTGCTGTCGATCCTGATTGGTGTTCCGTTGGGCGTGCTGTCGGCGGTCTACAACAATCGCTGGATCGATCACATCAGCCGTACCCTGGCTGTCGCTGGTATCTCCACGCCAGCCTTCTGGTTGGGTTTAGGCCTGATCGTTCTGTTCTACGGCCACCTCGGTTGGTTGCCGGGCGGTGGCCGGCTCGACCAAGGGCTTACCCCACCGCCAACCGTAACCGGCTTCTATCTGATCGATACCTTGCTGGCTGGTGATCTCCAAGGATTCGTCAGTGCCGCCAAACACTTGCTGTTGCCCGCTGTCACCCTGGCATTCGTCAATCTGGGCGTGATCACCCGGCAGATCCGTGGCGCCATGCTTGAACAACTCGGAGAGGACTATATCCGCACTGCGCGTGCTTACGGTCTATCGCAGGCCACCGTAGTGCTGCGTCATGCACTGCCGAACGCCTTGATTCCCTCCATTACGGTGATTGGTTTAGCACTGGGCGACCTGCTCTATGGTGCGGTGCTCACCGAGACAGTATTCGCCTGGCCGGGCATGGGGGCCTACGTCGTCAAGTCGATCCAAGCGCTCGATTTCCCGGCAGTGATGGGCTTTGCCATCGTGGTGTCGTTCATCTACGTGCTACTCAACCGCTTCATCGACCTGCTCTACCGGCTGGTCGATCCTCGTATCGGCAAGGTGAACTAG
- a CDS encoding ABC transporter substrate-binding protein yields the protein MFSSSRTFVSSASRALTVVVLLGLGAWQPASAATAADTLVIGKPADLQTVDPGVTFDNNDWTVTYPAYQRLMRYKVENGKGSTDVEGDLASGWTVSPDNLVWTFTLKPGNKFDDGSEVTAEAVKFSVERLMKLKQGPSSIFPADMTVEAVDAHTVRFTLQKPFAPFLFALAHDGASVINPEVAKHGKEMDSWLAGHTAGSGAYRLASWQKGQMLTLEPNPHYAGKAPALKQVVIRVIAEPSVRRLQLEQGDLDIIEDLPEDQVKALEQKPGFVTTAYPSLRVTYLYLNNKRAPLNDVNARKAVVNALDYQGIVEGIAMGKAQRMNGPIPDGMWGHDPSLPLPNQDMDVAQAALSDAPKVRELQFLYSDKDPAWEPIGLTLQAGLASLGVNVKMEKLANATFRERLGSGDFDVAIGNWSPDFADPYMFMNFWFDSSNAGLAGNRSFYSNAKVDQLVREAASVSDIAQRKELYQQAQNIVLLDNAYAYLYQKAYTVPMRAEVKGYVFNPMLEQVFDFTAMSK from the coding sequence ATGTTTTCGTCTTCGCGTACGTTCGTCTCTTCGGCCTCCCGTGCCCTCACTGTAGTAGTCCTGTTGGGCCTGGGCGCCTGGCAGCCGGCCAGTGCCGCTACTGCCGCCGATACGCTGGTGATCGGCAAGCCCGCTGACTTACAAACAGTCGATCCCGGTGTCACGTTCGACAACAACGACTGGACGGTGACCTATCCTGCCTACCAGCGCCTGATGCGCTACAAGGTGGAAAATGGCAAGGGCAGCACCGACGTCGAGGGCGATCTGGCCAGTGGCTGGACGGTCTCCCCCGATAACCTGGTGTGGACCTTCACGCTCAAGCCGGGCAACAAGTTCGACGACGGCAGCGAAGTTACAGCCGAGGCGGTGAAGTTTTCCGTCGAGCGTCTGATGAAGCTCAAGCAGGGACCTTCCAGTATTTTTCCTGCAGACATGACTGTTGAAGCCGTGGACGCCCATACCGTGCGCTTCACCTTGCAAAAGCCCTTCGCACCCTTCCTCTTCGCCTTGGCCCACGACGGTGCCAGCGTGATCAACCCGGAGGTGGCAAAGCATGGCAAGGAGATGGACAGCTGGCTGGCGGGTCATACGGCGGGCTCAGGCGCCTACCGCTTGGCCTCCTGGCAGAAGGGGCAAATGTTGACCCTGGAGCCCAATCCGCATTATGCCGGCAAGGCTCCGGCCCTGAAGCAGGTTGTGATCCGTGTCATCGCTGAGCCTTCGGTACGTCGCCTGCAGTTGGAGCAGGGCGACCTGGATATCATCGAGGACCTGCCTGAGGATCAGGTAAAGGCGCTGGAGCAGAAGCCGGGATTCGTCACCACGGCCTACCCGTCGCTACGGGTTACCTACCTCTACCTCAACAACAAGCGTGCGCCACTGAACGATGTGAATGCTCGCAAGGCGGTCGTCAACGCCTTGGACTATCAGGGCATCGTCGAAGGTATCGCCATGGGCAAAGCCCAGCGCATGAATGGCCCGATCCCAGATGGAATGTGGGGCCACGATCCGAGCCTGCCACTGCCCAACCAGGATATGGATGTAGCGCAGGCGGCCTTGTCTGATGCGCCCAAGGTGCGTGAGCTGCAATTCCTGTATTCCGACAAGGACCCAGCTTGGGAACCTATTGGCCTGACCCTGCAGGCCGGACTCGCCAGCCTAGGCGTCAACGTGAAAATGGAGAAGCTGGCCAACGCGACGTTCCGTGAGCGCCTAGGGAGTGGTGACTTCGACGTGGCCATCGGCAATTGGAGTCCGGACTTCGCTGACCCGTACATGTTCATGAACTTCTGGTTCGACAGTTCGAATGCGGGCTTGGCGGGCAACCGTTCGTTCTACAGCAACGCCAAGGTCGATCAGTTGGTCCGTGAGGCCGCCAGTGTCAGCGATATCGCCCAGCGTAAGGAGTTGTACCAGCAGGCGCAGAATATCGTGCTCCTCGACAACGCTTACGCCTACCTCTACCAGAAGGCCTACACGGTGCCGATGCGAGCAGAGGTCAAGGGATACGTATTCAACCCGATGCTCGAGCAGGTGTTTGACTTCACTGCGATGTCCAAGTAA
- the ddpX gene encoding D-alanyl-D-alanine dipeptidase, which yields MAHPDLVEIEAHRFEVDIHLVYATADNLAGRVIYQDSRCLLHRDAARCLWHASAIAQLAGYRLRVLDAYRPPYAQQLLWRALPDSQYISDPSKGSHHSRGVAVDVTLLDSQGVPLDMGTGFDDMRDLSHHFNSGVSTDAQRHRLLLLGIMMGAGFARIASEWWHFELPAAERYPLIDYHHLSQRELSALLD from the coding sequence ATGGCTCACCCTGATCTCGTTGAAATCGAAGCTCATCGCTTTGAAGTGGACATCCACCTGGTTTATGCGACTGCCGACAACCTGGCTGGTCGGGTTATCTACCAAGACAGCCGCTGCCTGCTGCACCGTGATGCCGCGCGTTGTTTGTGGCATGCCAGTGCGATCGCTCAGTTGGCTGGTTATCGCTTGCGCGTACTCGATGCTTACCGCCCGCCCTATGCCCAACAACTGCTCTGGCGAGCGCTCCCCGACTCCCAATACATCAGTGATCCGAGCAAAGGTTCGCACCACAGCCGCGGAGTGGCAGTTGACGTAACCCTACTCGATAGCCAGGGCGTGCCACTGGATATGGGGACTGGATTTGATGACATGCGTGACCTGTCACATCACTTCAATTCAGGCGTCTCCACCGACGCGCAACGTCATCGGCTACTGCTATTGGGGATCATGATGGGAGCCGGTTTTGCACGTATCGCCAGCGAGTGGTGGCACTTCGAGTTACCGGCCGCGGAGCGCTATCCACTGATCGACTACCACCATCTGAGCCAAAGGGAGCTTTCCGCTCTGTTGGACTGA
- a CDS encoding MurR/RpiR family transcriptional regulator has product MPKPRFFQSLESAFADLTPTGKRVAGYLLANPEKLPFETADSIAQRTGTTGISVGRLLRSLGYRNLDDVKQSLREEGLEAWRITDRFSAFRQQSGRSDALDRSLAEELAAIEDVYQLARGPVFEQVVQQLYSADAVFIAGIQTTRGVLSSFHSLLEYIRPKAFYVDGLSGTYADIFNSGFERPYLVVADFRAYSSLTRKLCETAHHAGMPMALITDFHCPWARDFPVDLLQLRLEVSQFWDSLAPLACLLNLLVSAVADRSGDALEQRLADNRALQQRFGQFE; this is encoded by the coding sequence TTGCCTAAGCCTCGTTTCTTCCAATCACTCGAAAGTGCCTTTGCCGACCTCACGCCCACCGGCAAACGAGTGGCTGGCTATCTGCTAGCCAATCCGGAGAAGCTGCCGTTTGAAACGGCCGACAGCATTGCTCAACGCACGGGTACGACTGGTATCTCGGTAGGGCGGCTGCTGCGCTCACTCGGCTATCGCAATCTTGATGATGTCAAACAGAGCCTCCGTGAGGAGGGGCTGGAAGCCTGGCGGATCACCGATCGTTTCAGTGCTTTCCGCCAACAGAGCGGCCGCAGCGACGCCCTGGATCGTTCTCTAGCTGAAGAGCTCGCGGCCATTGAGGATGTCTACCAATTGGCCCGTGGACCGGTGTTCGAGCAGGTGGTGCAGCAACTGTATTCCGCCGATGCAGTGTTCATCGCCGGTATCCAGACCACACGCGGCGTGTTGAGCAGCTTCCACAGCCTGCTTGAGTACATCCGTCCTAAGGCGTTCTACGTCGACGGCCTGTCTGGGACTTATGCCGATATCTTCAACAGCGGCTTCGAGCGGCCGTATTTGGTCGTTGCCGATTTTCGCGCCTATTCCAGCCTGACCCGCAAGCTGTGCGAGACGGCTCATCACGCTGGGATGCCGATGGCCCTGATCACCGACTTCCACTGTCCTTGGGCACGGGACTTTCCCGTCGACCTGCTGCAGCTGCGGCTTGAGGTCAGTCAGTTCTGGGACTCACTGGCACCGCTTGCCTGCCTGCTCAACTTGTTGGTGTCGGCCGTGGCTGATCGCTCGGGTGATGCGCTGGAGCAGCGCCTTGCGGACAACCGAGCCTTACAGCAGCGCTTCGGACAGTTCGAATAA
- a CDS encoding CDP-alcohol phosphatidyltransferase family protein, which yields MISVYQLKSRFQNLLRPQVTRLHQRGVTANQVTLAACGASLLVALVVALLSAHLWIFLLIPLWMFVRMALNAMDGMLAREFGQQSKLGAYLNELTDVIADSALYLPFALLPGVAPGLVVLVVLLAIISEYAGVLGVMVGASRRYDGPMGKSDRALCFGIFGAGLATGILPLDWLNDLVVVVAVLLLLTIVNRVRHGLSEQQEK from the coding sequence ATGATCTCCGTCTACCAACTCAAGTCCCGCTTCCAGAACCTCCTGCGTCCCCAGGTGACCCGCCTTCACCAGCGTGGCGTGACGGCCAACCAGGTGACGCTCGCCGCGTGCGGTGCTTCGCTACTGGTCGCGCTGGTCGTCGCGCTGCTCAGTGCCCATCTCTGGATTTTCCTGCTGATTCCGCTGTGGATGTTCGTGCGCATGGCGCTCAACGCCATGGACGGGATGCTCGCCCGCGAGTTCGGCCAGCAGTCGAAGCTCGGCGCCTACCTCAACGAACTCACCGACGTGATCGCCGACAGCGCCCTGTACCTGCCGTTCGCCCTGCTGCCGGGCGTCGCGCCGGGGTTGGTCGTTCTGGTCGTGCTGCTGGCGATCATCAGCGAGTACGCCGGCGTGCTGGGCGTGATGGTCGGCGCCTCGCGCCGCTATGACGGCCCGATGGGCAAGAGCGACCGCGCGCTGTGCTTCGGCATTTTCGGCGCGGGGCTGGCGACGGGAATCCTGCCGCTGGACTGGCTGAACGACCTGGTGGTGGTGGTGGCGGTGTTGCTGCTGCTGACCATCGTCAATCGCGTGCGCCATGGGCTTTCCGAGCAGCAGGAAAAGTAA
- a CDS encoding bifunctional alpha/beta hydrolase/class I SAM-dependent methyltransferase: MRESSNHHFVTHDGVELFYRHWPALSAAEEPRRAVLLFHRGHEHSGRIAHLADELDMPGFDIFAWDARGHGQSPGARGDSPSFGTSVRDVQTFVEHIAATHSIAVSDMAVVAQSVGAVLVSTWVHDYAPPIRSLVLASPAFKVKLYVPFARPGLKLARWWRGNFFVNSYVKSNFLTHDPERIASFDSDPLIARAISVNVLLGLYDAAERVVADAQAIQVPTQLLVSGSDFVVHRKPQQRFFDNLGTARKELHVLPGFFHDTLGELHREQAVSRARRFMLECFARAPERPDLRAADRFGYTCAEAEALATPLPAWSIRDLYWRVTRANMRLGRLLSDGINLGFQTGFDSGSTLDYVYRNQPAGAGPVGRMIDRTYLESAGWRGIRQRKVNIEELLRQAMASLREQGREVRILDIAAGHGRYILEALQGVGPLPESVLLRDYSELNVREGSALIERLGLKDRARFVQGDAFDGADLAAVEPKPTLAVVSGLYELFADNAMVSGSLVGLGEAVEEGGYLIYTGQPWHPQLELIARALTSHRAGQAWVMRRRTQLEMDQLVEAAGFRKLAQRIDEDGIFTVSLARRERR; this comes from the coding sequence ATGCGCGAATCTTCGAATCACCATTTCGTGACCCACGACGGCGTCGAATTGTTCTACCGCCACTGGCCGGCGCTATCCGCCGCAGAGGAACCGCGCCGCGCGGTGCTGCTGTTCCATCGCGGCCACGAGCACTCCGGGCGCATCGCCCACCTGGCCGACGAGCTGGACATGCCCGGCTTCGATATCTTCGCCTGGGATGCCCGTGGCCACGGCCAGTCCCCCGGCGCCCGTGGCGACAGCCCGAGCTTCGGCACCAGCGTGCGCGACGTGCAGACCTTCGTCGAGCACATCGCCGCGACTCACAGCATCGCCGTCAGTGACATGGCGGTGGTGGCGCAGAGTGTCGGCGCCGTACTGGTTTCCACCTGGGTACACGACTACGCGCCGCCGATCCGCAGCCTGGTGCTCGCCTCGCCGGCGTTCAAGGTCAAGCTCTACGTGCCCTTCGCCCGGCCGGGGCTGAAGCTGGCCCGCTGGTGGCGCGGCAATTTCTTCGTCAACAGCTACGTCAAATCCAACTTCCTGACCCATGACCCGGAGCGCATCGCTTCCTTCGACAGCGACCCGCTGATCGCCCGCGCCATTTCGGTGAACGTGCTGCTCGGCCTCTATGACGCCGCCGAGCGTGTGGTGGCCGATGCCCAGGCGATCCAGGTGCCGACCCAGCTGCTGGTCTCCGGTTCCGACTTCGTGGTGCACCGCAAGCCGCAGCAGCGCTTCTTCGACAACCTCGGCACGGCGCGCAAGGAGTTGCACGTCCTGCCCGGCTTCTTCCACGACACCCTCGGCGAGTTGCACCGCGAGCAGGCGGTGAGCCGCGCCCGGCGCTTCATGCTCGAATGCTTTGCCCGGGCGCCGGAGCGCCCCGACCTGCGCGCTGCTGATCGCTTCGGCTACACCTGCGCCGAAGCCGAGGCGCTGGCTACGCCGCTTCCGGCCTGGTCGATCCGCGACCTCTACTGGCGCGTGACGCGGGCCAACATGCGCCTCGGCCGCCTGCTCTCGGACGGCATCAACCTGGGCTTTCAGACCGGTTTCGATTCCGGCAGCACCCTGGATTACGTCTACCGCAACCAGCCCGCCGGCGCGGGCCCTGTGGGCCGGATGATCGATCGCACCTACCTGGAATCCGCCGGCTGGCGCGGTATCCGCCAGCGCAAGGTGAATATCGAGGAACTGCTGCGCCAAGCCATGGCCAGCCTGCGCGAGCAGGGCCGTGAGGTACGCATCCTCGACATCGCCGCCGGCCACGGGCGCTACATCCTTGAAGCGCTGCAGGGCGTCGGGCCGCTGCCGGAGAGCGTGCTGCTGCGCGACTACAGCGAGCTGAACGTGCGCGAAGGCTCGGCACTGATCGAGCGCCTGGGCCTCAAGGACCGCGCCCGCTTCGTCCAGGGCGATGCCTTCGACGGCGCGGACCTCGCCGCCGTCGAACCGAAACCGACGCTGGCGGTGGTCTCTGGCCTCTATGAGCTGTTCGCCGACAACGCCATGGTCAGCGGCTCTTTGGTTGGCCTGGGCGAGGCGGTCGAGGAAGGCGGCTACCTGATCTACACCGGCCAACCCTGGCACCCGCAACTGGAACTGATCGCCCGCGCCCTGACCAGCCACCGCGCCGGCCAGGCCTGGGTGATGCGCCGACGCACGCAGCTGGAGATGGACCAACTGGTGGAAGCCGCCGGCTTCCGCAAACTGGCCCAACGCATCGACGAGGACGGCATCTTCACCGTGTCCCTGGCCCGCCGGGAGCGCCGCTGA
- a CDS encoding phosphatase PAP2/dual specificity phosphatase family protein — MAPREPGVLRRAVIWLVFLGPFFFLSYGFANWSAAQRESVGMLAFDWERGMPLWPWTIIPYWSIDLLYGLSFLLPRTRRELDSHALRLLSAQVIAVSCFLLFPLRFSFERPALDGVFGWLFDLLMGFDKPFNQAPSLHIALLVILWVAYGRYASGLWRWLLHGWFALIGLSVLTTWQHHFIDVPTGALAGWLCVWLWPREGLSPVAAWALSGDPRRLRLAASYAIGSAVCAMLALVGGGGWLWLFWPAVSLALVALCYLGIGAEGFQKRADGRQSLAVSWLLAPYLLGAWINSRAWTRRHPQPDEVLPGLWLGRLPGAADLEARPDLAVLDLCAELPCMARARRYACLPLLDLVAPCVDQCRRGAALIDELRASGPLLVCCALGYSRSATLVAAWLLVSGHARSVEEAVAQLRRARPQVVLKAEQRTVLAQIAGQPNLSQEVIHVG, encoded by the coding sequence ATGGCGCCGCGCGAGCCCGGCGTGCTGCGCCGGGCGGTGATCTGGCTGGTGTTCCTCGGGCCGTTCTTTTTCCTGAGCTACGGCTTTGCCAACTGGTCGGCGGCGCAGCGCGAGTCGGTCGGCATGCTGGCGTTCGACTGGGAACGCGGCATGCCGCTGTGGCCCTGGACGATCATCCCGTACTGGTCCATCGACCTGCTCTACGGCTTGTCCTTCCTCCTGCCGCGCACGCGCCGCGAGCTGGACAGCCACGCGCTGCGTCTGCTCAGCGCCCAGGTGATTGCGGTGAGCTGCTTCCTGCTCTTCCCGCTGCGCTTCAGCTTCGAGCGGCCGGCGCTGGACGGCGTGTTCGGCTGGCTGTTCGACCTGCTGATGGGCTTCGACAAGCCGTTCAACCAGGCGCCTTCGCTGCACATCGCGCTGCTGGTGATTCTCTGGGTCGCCTACGGGCGCTACGCCAGTGGGCTGTGGCGCTGGCTGCTGCACGGCTGGTTCGCGCTGATCGGCCTGTCGGTGCTGACCACCTGGCAGCACCATTTCATCGACGTGCCGACCGGCGCGCTGGCCGGATGGTTGTGCGTCTGGCTGTGGCCGCGCGAAGGGCTCTCGCCCGTCGCCGCCTGGGCCCTGAGCGGCGATCCGCGCCGGCTGCGGCTGGCGGCGTCCTACGCCATCGGATCGGCCGTGTGCGCCATGCTGGCGCTGGTTGGCGGTGGCGGGTGGCTGTGGTTGTTCTGGCCGGCGGTGTCGCTGGCGCTGGTTGCGCTCTGTTACCTGGGCATCGGCGCGGAAGGCTTCCAGAAGCGCGCGGATGGCCGGCAGTCGCTGGCGGTGTCCTGGCTGCTGGCGCCCTATCTGCTCGGCGCCTGGATCAATTCCCGCGCCTGGACGCGCCGCCATCCGCAGCCGGACGAAGTGCTGCCTGGCCTCTGGCTCGGCCGCTTGCCTGGTGCTGCCGATCTTGAAGCAAGGCCCGACCTTGCTGTGCTGGATCTGTGCGCCGAGTTGCCCTGCATGGCACGGGCTCGCCGTTACGCGTGCCTGCCGCTGCTCGACCTGGTGGCACCCTGCGTCGATCAGTGCCGGCGTGGCGCCGCGCTGATCGACGAGTTGCGTGCCTCCGGGCCGCTGCTGGTCTGTTGCGCCCTGGGCTATTCGCGCAGCGCCACGCTGGTCGCGGCGTGGCTGCTGGTTTCCGGCCATGCCCGCTCGGTCGAGGAGGCCGTGGCGCAGCTTCGGCGTGCACGACCGCAGGTGGTGCTCAAGGCCGAACAACGGACGGTGCTGGCGCAGATCGCCGGCCAGCCGAACCTGTCGCAGGAGGTGATCCATGTCGGTTGA
- a CDS encoding 1-acyl-sn-glycerol-3-phosphate acyltransferase, whose translation MLERLFAYAIIAGARAVTGLRSLWLGTTPIPAQRIYYANHSSHGDFVLLWASLPPELRARTRPVAGMDYWGKGGLRGFIINRVFHGVLIDRQGSVEGRNPLEPVEQALADGDSLILFPEGTRNLDEEVRLLPFKSGIYHLSRNHPEVELVPVWLDNLSRVMPKGRALPLPLLCTLSFGAPLTVQEGEAKEAFLERAREALLKLAAPEGH comes from the coding sequence ATGCTGGAACGACTCTTCGCCTACGCCATCATCGCCGGTGCCCGCGCGGTGACCGGCCTGCGCAGCCTGTGGCTGGGTACCACGCCCATTCCCGCGCAGCGCATCTACTACGCCAACCACAGCAGCCACGGCGATTTCGTCCTGCTCTGGGCCTCGTTGCCGCCCGAGCTGCGCGCCCGTACGCGTCCGGTGGCGGGCATGGACTACTGGGGCAAGGGCGGCCTGCGCGGCTTCATCATCAACCGCGTGTTCCACGGCGTGCTGATCGACCGCCAGGGCAGTGTGGAGGGCCGCAATCCGCTCGAACCGGTGGAGCAGGCGCTGGCCGACGGCGACTCGCTGATCCTGTTCCCCGAAGGCACGCGCAACCTCGACGAGGAGGTGCGCCTGTTGCCGTTCAAGAGCGGCATCTATCACTTGTCCAGAAATCATCCCGAGGTGGAGCTGGTGCCGGTATGGCTCGACAACCTCAGCCGCGTGATGCCCAAGGGCCGCGCGCTGCCGCTGCCCCTGCTGTGCACCCTGAGCTTCGGCGCGCCGCTGACGGTACAGGAGGGCGAGGCCAAGGAAGCCTTCCTCGAACGCGCCCGCGAGGCGCTGCTCAAGCTCGCCGCGCCGGAGGGCCACTGA
- a CDS encoding phosphatidate cytidylyltransferase, whose protein sequence is MNQTWLLFGGIGAILVLASLVGAVLRWKAPPGPHAVIDNLNARINAWWVMVAVIGGAFALGQWAVILLFYGVSFYALREFLTLMPTRRSDYPALVAAFYFVLPMQYLLIGIQWYGLFSIFIPVYMFLLLPILASLGGDSKHFLERASKVQWGLMLAVFCISFVPALLTLDIAGYEGRNLLLIAFLVIVVQLSDVLQYVCGKLFGKRRIAPNLSPSKTVEGFVGGVALATLIGGALWWITPFKPWQALLIALMINILGFFGGLVMSAIKRDRGVKDWGHMIEGHGGMLDRLDSVCFAAPVFFHFVRYWWT, encoded by the coding sequence ATGAACCAGACCTGGCTGCTCTTCGGTGGTATCGGCGCCATCCTCGTCCTCGCCTCGCTGGTCGGCGCGGTGCTGCGCTGGAAGGCGCCGCCCGGACCGCACGCGGTGATCGACAACCTCAACGCGCGGATCAACGCCTGGTGGGTGATGGTCGCGGTGATCGGCGGCGCCTTCGCGCTGGGCCAGTGGGCGGTGATCCTGCTGTTCTATGGCGTGTCCTTCTACGCCCTGCGCGAGTTCCTCACGCTGATGCCGACCCGGCGCAGTGACTATCCGGCGCTGGTGGCCGCCTTCTACTTCGTGCTGCCGATGCAGTACCTGCTGATCGGCATCCAGTGGTACGGGCTGTTCTCCATCTTCATTCCGGTCTACATGTTCCTGCTGCTGCCGATCCTCGCCTCGCTGGGCGGCGACTCCAAGCATTTCCTCGAACGCGCCTCGAAGGTGCAGTGGGGGCTGATGCTGGCGGTGTTCTGCATCTCCTTCGTGCCGGCACTGCTGACCCTGGACATCGCCGGCTACGAGGGGCGCAACCTGCTGCTGATCGCCTTCCTGGTGATTGTCGTGCAGCTCTCGGACGTGCTGCAGTACGTCTGCGGCAAGCTCTTCGGCAAGCGCAGGATCGCGCCGAACCTGTCACCGTCGAAGACCGTGGAAGGCTTCGTCGGTGGCGTGGCGCTGGCCACCCTGATCGGCGGCGCGCTGTGGTGGATAACCCCGTTCAAGCCCTGGCAGGCGCTGCTGATCGCGCTGATGATCAACATCCTCGGCTTCTTCGGCGGGCTGGTGATGTCGGCGATCAAGCGCGACCGTGGGGTGAAGGACTGGGGCCACATGATCGAGGGCCACGGCGGCATGCTCGACCGCCTGGACTCGGTGTGCTTCGCCGCGCCGGTGTTCTTCCACTTCGTCCGCTACTGGTGGACCTGA
- a CDS encoding glycine zipper 2TM domain-containing protein → MKPMTSWIAALVVAASLTACANVGPGNGGPGEMEIRTGRIEQITLTQMQTNHDSGIGAVLGGVGGAALGSLIGQGTGRDVAMVAGVLGGALAGNYVEKKYDQPQEAQQIIVRMRNGVLVSVTQPVNQSLSHGMAVYIEGTGGDARVIPQS, encoded by the coding sequence ATGAAACCCATGACTTCGTGGATCGCCGCTCTTGTCGTCGCCGCTTCCCTGACCGCTTGCGCAAACGTCGGCCCGGGCAATGGCGGGCCGGGTGAAATGGAAATTCGCACCGGACGCATCGAACAGATCACCCTGACGCAGATGCAGACCAACCATGACAGCGGGATCGGCGCCGTGCTCGGCGGCGTAGGCGGCGCGGCACTGGGCAGCCTGATCGGCCAGGGCACCGGCCGCGATGTAGCGATGGTTGCCGGTGTCTTGGGCGGCGCCCTGGCCGGCAACTATGTGGAGAAGAAGTATGACCAGCCCCAGGAAGCACAGCAGATCATCGTCCGCATGAGGAATGGCGTCCTGGTGTCCGTAACCCAGCCGGTCAATCAGAGCCTGAGCCATGGCATGGCGGTCTACATCGAGGGCACTGGCGGTGATGCGCGCGTAATACCACAGAGCTGA